From the Enterobacter pseudoroggenkampii genome, the window CCAGCTTCAGAAGGTACCGGTATCATCGCCGGTGGTGCAATGCGCGCCGTTCTGGAAGTTGCTGGGGTTCATAACGTTCTGGCTAAAGCATATGGTTCCACCAACCCGATCAACGTGGTTCGTGCAACTATTGATGGCTTGGAAAATATGAATTCTCCAGAAATGGTCGCTGCCAAGCGTGGTAAATCCGTTGAAGAAATTCTGGGGTAATTGACCATGGCAAAGACTATTAAAATCACTCAAACCCGCAGTGCAATCGGTCGTCTGCCGAAACACAAGGCAACGCTGCTTGGCCTGGGTCTGCGTCGTATTGGTCATACCGTTGAGCGCGAGGATACTCCTGCTGTTCGTGGTATGGTCAACGCGGTTTACTTCATGGTTAAAGTTGAGGAGTAAGAGATGCGTTTAAATACTCTGTCTCCGGCCGAAGGCTCTAAAAAGGCGGGTAAACGCCTGGGTCGTGGTATCGGTTCTGGCCTCGGCAAAACCGGTGGTCGTGGTCACAAAGGTCAGAACTCTCGTTCTGGCGGTGGCGTACGTCGCGGTTTCGAGGGTGGCCAGATGCCACTGTACCGTCGTCTGCCGAAGTTCGGCTTCACCTCTCGCAAAGCAGCGATCACAGCGGAAATCCGTCTGTCTGACCTGGCGAAAGTTGAAGGCGGCGTTGTAGACCTGAACACGCTGAAAGCAGCAAACATTATCGGTATCCAGATCGAGTTCGCGAAAGTGATCCTGGCTGGTGAAGTTTCTACTCCGGTAACTGTTCGTGGCCTGCGTGTTACTAAAGGTGCTCGTGCTGCTATCGAAGCTGCTGGCGGTAAAATTGAGGAATAAGTAGCAGATGGCTAAGCAACCGGGATTAGATTTTCAAAGTGCCAAAGGTGGATTTGGCGAGCTGAAACGCAGACTGCTGTTTGTTATCGGCGCGCTGATTGTGTTCCGTATTGGCTCTTTTATTCCGATCCCTGGTATCGATGCCGCTGTACTTGCCAAACTGCTTGAGCAACAGCGAGGCACCATCATTGAAATGTTCAACATGTTCTCTGGTGGTGCTCTCAGCCGTGCTTCTATCTTCGCATTGGGTATTATGCCGTACATTTCGGCATCTATTATTATCCAGCTGCTGACGGTCGTTCATCCGGCCCTGGCAGAGTTGAAGAAAGAAGGGGAGTCTGGACGTCGTAAGATTAGTCAGTACACCCGTTACGGTACTCTGGTGCTGGCAATATTCCAGTCGATCGGTATTGCTACCGGTCTGCCGAATATGCCTGGTATGCAGGGCCTGGTGTTAAACCCGGGCTTTGCATTCTACTTCACCGCTGTTGTAAGTCTGGTCACAGGGACTATGTTCCTGATGTGGCTCGGCGAACAGATTACTGAGCGTGGTATCGGTAACGGTATCTCAATCATTATCTTCGCCGGTATTGTTGCGGGCCTCCCGCCAGCCATCGCCCATACTATTGAGCAAGCGCGTCAAGGCGACCTGCACTTCCTCCTGTTGCTGTTGGTTGCAGTATTAGTATTTGCAGTGACGTTCTTTGTTGTCTTCGTTGAACGTGGTCAACGCCGCATTGTGGTGAACTACGCTAAACGTCAGCAGGGTCGTCGTGTCTATGCTGCACAGAGCACACATTTACCGCTGAAAGTGAACATGGCGGGGGTTATCCCGGCTATCTTCGCTTCCAG encodes:
- the rplO gene encoding 50S ribosomal protein L15, whose amino-acid sequence is MRLNTLSPAEGSKKAGKRLGRGIGSGLGKTGGRGHKGQNSRSGGGVRRGFEGGQMPLYRRLPKFGFTSRKAAITAEIRLSDLAKVEGGVVDLNTLKAANIIGIQIEFAKVILAGEVSTPVTVRGLRVTKGARAAIEAAGGKIEE
- the secY gene encoding preprotein translocase subunit SecY produces the protein MAKQPGLDFQSAKGGFGELKRRLLFVIGALIVFRIGSFIPIPGIDAAVLAKLLEQQRGTIIEMFNMFSGGALSRASIFALGIMPYISASIIIQLLTVVHPALAELKKEGESGRRKISQYTRYGTLVLAIFQSIGIATGLPNMPGMQGLVLNPGFAFYFTAVVSLVTGTMFLMWLGEQITERGIGNGISIIIFAGIVAGLPPAIAHTIEQARQGDLHFLLLLLVAVLVFAVTFFVVFVERGQRRIVVNYAKRQQGRRVYAAQSTHLPLKVNMAGVIPAIFASSIILFPATIASWFGGGTGWNWLTTISLYLQPGQPLYVLLYASAIIFFCFFYTALVFNPRETADNLKKSGAFVPGIRPGEQTAKYIDKVMTRLTLVGALYITFICLIPEFMRDAMKVPFYFGGTSLLIVVVVIMDFMAQVQTLMMSSQYESALKKANLKGYGR
- the rpmD gene encoding 50S ribosomal protein L30, producing MAKTIKITQTRSAIGRLPKHKATLLGLGLRRIGHTVEREDTPAVRGMVNAVYFMVKVEE